Proteins from a single region of Gordonia hongkongensis:
- a CDS encoding HNH endonuclease — protein MPSITELRDTLISLPSPPDDGSGCALHERLDELRMLRNVLDHQIAVHVALFDALGAAGRAGSTTRNALIEMGMPPSAAHRYVRIAGGLESVPKVGDCAAEGYLSAECVDAVIRGLALIDKRSATTLSDGDRSGYESELLAQAFSGATPAQIDDHARGIAQRVADTDPSTVPAADDASLNTVHTRITEDGRVAIAGDVTAVIGEKFVSMIDERSCPRPEPDGAADRRGAAERRADALELLLDQAAIGAAMTTAGAPRTQVMVTIPADGADPARLPWMGAVSESTTRRLSCDGGVAEIVLDDEGVPLQMGTTKRLFPHHLRQAIVVRDRCCVKCGAPAAHSQVHHLVHWVDGGPTDLDNGCLLCQRCHTQVHHHGWQVVMGPDRHPWLIPPADIDPRRLPRPAYNRRTMRLDDALV, from the coding sequence ATGCCCTCGATCACCGAACTCCGCGACACCCTCATCTCACTGCCGTCACCACCCGACGACGGCAGTGGCTGTGCTCTGCACGAGCGGCTCGACGAGCTGCGGATGTTGCGCAACGTGCTCGATCATCAGATCGCCGTGCACGTAGCGCTTTTTGACGCATTAGGTGCCGCTGGGCGGGCGGGGTCGACCACACGGAACGCGTTGATCGAGATGGGCATGCCGCCCTCGGCCGCGCACCGCTATGTACGGATCGCCGGCGGGCTGGAGTCGGTGCCGAAGGTCGGAGACTGTGCCGCCGAGGGTTATCTGTCCGCCGAGTGCGTCGACGCAGTGATCCGCGGGCTAGCGCTCATCGACAAGCGTTCTGCCACAACGCTGTCCGACGGCGATCGCAGCGGATATGAGAGCGAGTTGCTTGCGCAGGCATTCTCCGGCGCCACCCCCGCCCAGATCGACGACCACGCCCGCGGGATCGCCCAGCGGGTCGCCGACACCGACCCCAGCACCGTGCCGGCGGCCGATGACGCATCGCTGAACACCGTGCACACCAGGATCACCGAAGACGGGCGGGTCGCGATCGCCGGAGATGTGACCGCGGTGATCGGAGAGAAGTTCGTGTCCATGATCGACGAACGGTCCTGTCCGCGTCCCGAACCCGACGGCGCTGCCGATCGTCGAGGTGCGGCCGAGCGACGCGCCGATGCGCTGGAGTTGCTGTTGGATCAAGCCGCGATCGGCGCGGCGATGACCACCGCCGGCGCACCCCGCACCCAAGTGATGGTGACCATCCCCGCCGACGGCGCTGATCCGGCACGGCTGCCGTGGATGGGGGCGGTCTCGGAGTCGACGACAAGACGGCTGTCGTGTGATGGTGGGGTGGCCGAGATCGTCCTTGACGACGAAGGGGTGCCGCTACAAATGGGCACCACGAAACGCCTGTTCCCGCATCACCTGCGGCAGGCGATCGTCGTGCGCGATCGGTGTTGTGTGAAATGCGGGGCGCCAGCAGCGCATTCGCAGGTTCACCATCTGGTTCATTGGGTCGATGGTGGTCCGACCGATCTGGACAACGGGTGCCTGTTGTGTCAACGCTGTCACACCCAGGTTCATCATCACGGCTGGCAGGTGGTGATGGGTCCCGACCGGCACCCGTGGTTGATCCCACCCGCCGATATCGACCCACGGCGCCTACCCCGACCCGCCTACAATCGGCGCACCATGCGACTCGACGACGCTCTCGTATAG
- a CDS encoding GNAT family N-acetyltransferase: MSRWATRAERDGDADAIRDVVLAAFPTPDEARIVDELRADSDAWIDGLSIVTTDADGTIVGYALYSRCRVDAAPALTLGPCAVLPSCQRSGAGSAAIVAGLDVARAHRENLVVVLGHAEYYPRFGFVPASRFGIRAPFDVPDEAMMALVLDDARPVPSGTIAYPAAFGV; encoded by the coding sequence GTGAGCAGGTGGGCGACCCGCGCCGAGCGTGACGGGGATGCCGACGCGATCCGCGACGTGGTGCTCGCAGCGTTCCCGACCCCCGACGAGGCGCGGATCGTCGATGAGCTGCGGGCCGACAGCGACGCCTGGATCGACGGGCTCTCCATCGTCACGACCGACGCCGACGGCACGATCGTCGGGTACGCGTTGTATTCGCGGTGCCGCGTCGACGCGGCACCGGCGCTCACGCTCGGACCCTGCGCCGTGTTGCCGTCGTGTCAACGGTCCGGGGCGGGCTCCGCGGCCATCGTCGCGGGTCTCGACGTTGCCCGCGCGCACCGCGAGAACTTGGTGGTGGTGCTCGGCCATGCCGAGTACTACCCGAGATTCGGTTTCGTCCCGGCGTCCCGATTCGGAATCCGCGCACCGTTCGACGTCCCGGACGAGGCGATGATGGCGCTGGTGCTCGACGATGCGCGCCCGGTGCCGAGCGGGACGATCGCCTATCCGGCTGCGTTCGGGGTCTGA
- a CDS encoding ankyrin repeat domain-containing protein, producing the protein MAANSDDPLEAGPGIDAPGPEVVELATRLFDMARSGATDTLAGYLDAGVPADLRNQSGDSLLMLAAYHGHASTVSALLDRGADTDLANDKGQTPLAGAVFKGFDDVVRALVDAGADPHVGTPAADAAAAMFGREDLRRLWS; encoded by the coding sequence GTGGCAGCCAATTCCGACGATCCACTCGAGGCCGGGCCCGGCATCGACGCCCCGGGCCCTGAGGTCGTCGAACTGGCCACCCGACTCTTCGACATGGCGCGGTCCGGTGCCACCGACACGCTCGCCGGTTACCTCGACGCCGGCGTCCCGGCCGATCTGCGCAACCAGTCCGGTGACTCGCTCCTCATGCTCGCGGCCTACCACGGCCACGCGTCGACGGTGTCGGCCCTCCTCGACCGCGGCGCCGACACCGACCTCGCCAACGACAAAGGGCAGACGCCGTTGGCGGGCGCGGTGTTCAAGGGTTTCGACGACGTGGTGCGGGCGCTCGTCGACGCCGGGGCGGACCCGCACGTGGGAACTCCGGCCGCGGATGCCGCGGCAGCGATGTTCGGCCGTGAGGACCTGCGTCGTCTGTGGAGCTGA
- a CDS encoding helix-turn-helix domain-containing protein, with amino-acid sequence MPRASAAAAAETARAVLAAATRQFADRGFSEVSLDDVAEAAGVTRGAVYHHFRNKGALFAAVAAACHQQVADAVVAAAEAAGTDPAGQLSAGSHAFVDAITSGAAVRILLIDGPAVVGWDEWRRLDEAGSATHLREALVAVGVDGELVDVMTMLLSGAMNEAALWLARHPDDDTARERAHRALDRLLAAIV; translated from the coding sequence GTGCCGAGAGCCTCCGCCGCGGCCGCAGCCGAGACGGCCCGTGCCGTCCTAGCCGCCGCCACCCGCCAGTTCGCCGATCGTGGATTCTCCGAGGTGTCCCTCGACGACGTCGCCGAAGCCGCGGGCGTCACCCGCGGCGCCGTCTATCACCACTTCCGCAACAAAGGCGCGCTGTTCGCGGCGGTCGCCGCGGCCTGCCATCAGCAGGTCGCCGATGCGGTCGTCGCGGCGGCCGAAGCCGCCGGCACCGACCCGGCCGGTCAGTTGAGTGCCGGGTCGCACGCGTTCGTGGACGCGATCACCAGCGGAGCGGCCGTGCGCATCCTGCTGATCGACGGACCTGCGGTGGTCGGCTGGGACGAGTGGCGCCGACTCGACGAGGCCGGGTCGGCGACCCATCTGCGCGAGGCCCTCGTGGCGGTCGGCGTCGACGGCGAGTTGGTCGACGTGATGACGATGCTGTTGTCGGGTGCGATGAACGAAGCCGCCCTCTGGCTCGCCCGGCATCCCGACGACGACACCGCACGCGAACGCGCCCACCGCGCGCTGGATCGGCTGCTGGCCGCGATCGTGTGA
- a CDS encoding Rieske 2Fe-2S domain-containing protein, with product MQITSIGHAGFHIQTTAGSILCDPWVNPTYFASWVPFPDNSELDWKTLGDCDYLYVSHLHRDHFDERNLRENVNKDATVLLPDYPVPDLRRELEKLGFSKFVETTDSVKTTVTNDKGSLDVMIIALRAPADGPIGDSGLIVSDGETVCFNMNDARPIDLDVVDEAFGHVDVHLLQYSGAIWYPMVYDIPRKSKANFASQKRQRGMDRARSYIEQVGATWVVPSAGPPMFLDEDLFYLNDFGSGETADTTSIFPDQETFLEQMRIHGTDDGEKHRGLMMVSGSVADFSGPTLNEVTHPYAPADVFGENKRAYLERMKEKFAPVIAAEKATWAPAEGEPLIGALRELFEPIMAQSDLICDGIGYPVGLVMTPGGGPVIEATETVVIDFPNRIVREPKEGEGKYRYGFRIATELVRTVLRDNEPDWVNTIFLSTRFTTWRIGGYNEFLYTFFKCLTDERIAYADGWFAEAHDDSASITKDGWEIQRRCPHLKADLGKFGVIEGEKLTCNLHGWQWDLPTGRCLTSKGHELRASKLDS from the coding sequence GTGCAGATCACCAGCATCGGTCATGCCGGTTTCCACATCCAGACCACCGCCGGATCGATCCTCTGCGACCCCTGGGTCAACCCGACGTACTTCGCCTCCTGGGTGCCCTTCCCGGACAACTCCGAACTCGACTGGAAGACGCTCGGCGACTGCGATTACCTCTACGTCTCGCACCTGCACCGCGATCACTTCGACGAGCGGAACCTGCGCGAGAACGTGAACAAGGACGCCACCGTCCTGCTCCCCGACTACCCGGTGCCGGACCTGCGCCGCGAACTCGAGAAGCTCGGATTCTCCAAGTTCGTGGAAACCACCGACTCGGTCAAGACGACGGTGACGAACGACAAGGGTTCGTTGGACGTCATGATCATCGCGTTGCGGGCGCCCGCCGACGGCCCGATCGGCGACAGTGGACTCATCGTCTCCGACGGCGAGACGGTGTGCTTCAACATGAACGACGCCCGGCCGATCGACCTGGACGTCGTCGACGAGGCGTTCGGGCACGTCGACGTCCACCTGCTGCAGTACTCCGGCGCGATCTGGTACCCGATGGTCTACGACATTCCGCGGAAGTCCAAGGCCAACTTCGCCTCTCAGAAACGTCAGCGCGGAATGGACCGTGCGCGTTCCTATATCGAGCAGGTCGGGGCGACGTGGGTGGTGCCGTCGGCCGGACCGCCGATGTTCCTCGACGAGGACCTGTTCTACCTCAACGACTTCGGGTCCGGCGAGACCGCGGACACCACGTCGATCTTCCCGGACCAGGAGACCTTCCTGGAGCAGATGCGCATCCACGGCACCGACGACGGCGAGAAGCACCGCGGCCTGATGATGGTGTCGGGTTCGGTCGCCGACTTCTCGGGACCGACGCTGAACGAGGTCACCCATCCCTACGCGCCCGCCGATGTCTTCGGCGAGAACAAGCGGGCCTACCTCGAGCGGATGAAGGAGAAGTTCGCACCGGTCATCGCCGCGGAGAAGGCCACGTGGGCGCCGGCCGAGGGCGAGCCGCTGATCGGCGCGCTCCGCGAGCTGTTCGAGCCGATCATGGCGCAGTCGGATCTGATCTGCGACGGCATCGGCTACCCCGTCGGACTGGTGATGACCCCCGGCGGCGGCCCGGTCATCGAGGCCACCGAGACCGTCGTGATCGACTTCCCGAACCGCATCGTGCGCGAGCCCAAGGAGGGAGAGGGCAAGTACCGCTACGGTTTCCGGATCGCCACCGAGCTGGTCCGGACCGTCCTGCGCGACAACGAGCCCGACTGGGTCAACACCATCTTCCTGTCGACGCGGTTCACCACCTGGCGCATCGGCGGTTACAACGAGTTCCTCTACACCTTCTTCAAGTGCCTGACCGACGAACGGATCGCTTACGCCGACGGCTGGTTCGCCGAAGCACACGACGACTCGGCGTCGATCACCAAGGACGGCTGGGAGATCCAGCGGCGCTGCCCGCACCTCAAGGCCGATCTCGGCAAGTTCGGGGTCATCGAGGGCGAAAAGCTGACCTGCAATCTGCACGGATGGCAGTGGGATCTGCCCACGGGACGCTGCCTGACGTCGAAGGGGCATGAACTCCGCGCGTCGAAGCTCGACTCGTAG
- a CDS encoding lipase family protein, producing MRLLSRGLGTLTAILGLTTTLSLLAPTVSAAPVPVPAAAPAQLPSQDPFYDPPAGYESRSPGAALRTRQIELGWRGTSIPISATQILYRTTNQFGRPTATVTTVISPPGAAAGTPRRVVSYHSFYDALGSQCDPSYTLRGGNAAEAPIDITLISGLLAAGYTVAAPDYEGRGLRWTMARESGYAALDGVRAALGHLRAPARTPVGLFGYSGGSIPTGFGAELAPRYAPELNIVGAAAGGVLVNPANNLGYVNGSQNWAGVIPALMAVYAETYGIDMQSYLSPKGKRVLGQVAGECIEAFADKYPGLTDHQLLVSTVGGLLDVPGVRQAISQNVMGTLGTPRSPMMLGVGNVDGTGDGVMIAADVARLAGSFCNRGVPTTFTEYRGSNHTRAFIPWSAEALGFLDRRFSVQPAGGCGR from the coding sequence ATGCGGCTTCTCTCCCGCGGCCTCGGAACGCTGACCGCGATCCTCGGGCTGACGACGACCCTGTCCCTCCTCGCGCCCACGGTGTCGGCGGCGCCCGTTCCGGTACCAGCGGCAGCGCCGGCGCAGTTGCCGTCGCAGGACCCGTTCTACGATCCGCCCGCAGGCTACGAATCGCGGTCACCAGGCGCAGCGCTGCGGACGCGTCAGATCGAGTTGGGTTGGCGCGGAACCAGTATCCCGATCTCGGCCACCCAGATCCTCTACCGGACGACGAACCAGTTCGGCAGGCCGACGGCGACGGTCACCACGGTCATCTCGCCGCCGGGCGCTGCCGCCGGGACGCCGCGCCGCGTCGTCTCCTACCACTCGTTCTACGACGCCCTCGGCTCGCAGTGCGACCCGTCGTACACGCTGCGCGGCGGTAATGCCGCGGAGGCGCCGATCGACATCACGCTCATCTCCGGGCTCCTCGCCGCCGGTTACACCGTCGCCGCCCCCGACTACGAGGGCCGCGGGCTGCGCTGGACGATGGCGCGCGAATCGGGGTACGCCGCGCTGGACGGCGTGCGGGCCGCACTCGGTCACCTGCGGGCGCCGGCCCGGACGCCGGTCGGACTGTTCGGCTACTCCGGCGGATCGATCCCCACCGGCTTCGGTGCGGAGCTGGCGCCGCGCTACGCGCCGGAGCTGAACATCGTCGGGGCCGCCGCGGGTGGTGTGCTGGTGAACCCGGCGAACAATCTGGGGTACGTCAACGGCAGTCAGAACTGGGCCGGCGTGATCCCGGCGCTGATGGCGGTGTACGCCGAGACCTATGGCATCGACATGCAGTCCTACCTGTCCCCGAAGGGCAAGCGGGTCCTCGGACAGGTCGCGGGGGAGTGCATCGAGGCGTTCGCCGACAAGTACCCGGGTCTGACCGATCACCAGCTCCTCGTGTCGACGGTCGGCGGCCTGCTGGACGTTCCCGGTGTCCGACAGGCGATCTCGCAGAATGTGATGGGGACGCTCGGCACTCCGCGCAGCCCCATGATGCTCGGGGTCGGCAATGTCGACGGCACCGGCGACGGTGTGATGATCGCCGCCGATGTCGCGCGCCTCGCCGGCTCGTTCTGCAATCGCGGGGTGCCGACGACGTTCACCGAGTACCGCGGCTCGAACCACACCCGGGCGTTCATCCCGTGGAGCGCCGAAGCGCTCGGGTTCCTCGACCGTCGATTCTCCGTGCAGCCGGCCGGCGGGTGCGGCCGGTGA
- a CDS encoding crotonase/enoyl-CoA hydratase family protein — MDEPSGSRPAAWRDDLRGGPDSLFAGRAGREPDVDYRTLTYEVTGRIARITFNRPDQGNAITVDTPVELSHAVERADLDPGVHVIVVSGRGKGFCGGYDLSIFAENGGEPSEAVDPRTGTVRDPVVQARNHDPGRTWDPMIDYAMMSRFNRGFASLLHANKPTVAKLHGFAVAGGTDIALYADQIICADDTKIGYPPTRVWGIPAAGMWAHRLGDQRAKRLLFTGDCLSGKQAHEWGLAVEAPPADELDDRTEALLERIARMPINQLVMAKLALNSALLAQGVANSGMISTVFDGISRHTREGYAFQQRAATAGFRDAVRERDEINGDWKRAQFRSPTE; from the coding sequence GTGGATGAGCCGTCCGGCTCGCGGCCGGCGGCGTGGCGCGACGACCTGCGCGGCGGTCCGGACTCGTTGTTCGCCGGCCGCGCCGGACGTGAGCCGGATGTCGACTACCGCACGCTCACCTACGAGGTCACCGGCCGGATCGCCCGTATCACCTTCAACCGGCCGGATCAGGGCAACGCGATCACCGTCGACACCCCCGTCGAACTGTCGCACGCGGTGGAGCGCGCCGACCTCGACCCCGGTGTCCACGTGATCGTCGTATCCGGGCGGGGCAAGGGTTTCTGCGGCGGATACGACCTGTCGATCTTCGCCGAGAACGGCGGCGAACCGTCCGAGGCCGTCGATCCCCGGACCGGCACCGTCCGCGATCCCGTTGTGCAGGCACGTAATCACGACCCGGGCCGCACATGGGATCCCATGATCGACTACGCGATGATGAGCAGGTTCAACCGCGGTTTCGCCAGCCTGCTCCACGCGAACAAGCCGACGGTCGCCAAGCTGCACGGGTTCGCCGTCGCCGGCGGCACGGACATCGCCCTCTACGCCGACCAGATCATCTGCGCCGACGACACCAAGATCGGCTATCCGCCGACCCGGGTGTGGGGCATCCCCGCCGCGGGGATGTGGGCTCATCGGCTCGGCGATCAGCGCGCCAAACGGCTGCTGTTCACCGGCGATTGCCTGTCGGGAAAACAGGCGCACGAGTGGGGGCTGGCCGTCGAGGCGCCCCCGGCCGACGAGCTCGACGACCGGACGGAGGCATTGCTCGAGCGGATCGCCCGCATGCCGATCAATCAGCTCGTGATGGCCAAACTGGCGCTCAACAGTGCGCTCCTGGCTCAGGGGGTCGCGAATTCGGGGATGATCAGCACGGTCTTCGACGGCATCTCCCGCCACACCCGCGAGGGCTACGCCTTCCAGCAGCGGGCCGCAACCGCCGGGTTCCGGGACGCCGTCCGCGAACGCGATGAGATCAACGGCGACTGGAAGCGTGCCCAATTCCGCTCGCCGACAGAGTGA
- a CDS encoding VOC family protein, translating into MNVTSVYPVLMSTDVAAAADFYQRVLGFEVTFSADWYVSMRTGVFELALVDATHPTIPEGHRRPAAGLLVNIEVDDVDVLYRRLTDEHGLRPVLELRDEDFGQRHFIVEGPDGVLLDCVQPIPAIGEFADAYVADASTN; encoded by the coding sequence ATGAACGTCACCAGCGTCTACCCGGTCCTCATGTCCACCGACGTGGCCGCGGCCGCAGACTTCTACCAGCGGGTTCTCGGCTTCGAGGTCACCTTCTCTGCGGACTGGTACGTCAGCATGCGCACGGGCGTGTTCGAGCTGGCGCTCGTGGACGCGACTCATCCGACGATCCCCGAGGGCCACCGCCGACCGGCCGCCGGACTGCTGGTCAACATCGAGGTCGACGACGTCGACGTGCTCTACCGGCGTCTCACGGACGAACACGGACTCCGTCCGGTGCTCGAGTTGCGCGACGAGGACTTCGGTCAGCGGCATTTCATCGTCGAAGGTCCCGACGGCGTACTCCTCGACTGCGTCCAGCCGATCCCCGCGATCGGCGAGTTCGCCGACGCCTACGTCGCCGACGCGTCGACGAACTGA
- a CDS encoding lysophospholipid acyltransferase family protein, protein MSAARHGHREPVYRTLELIANGIVRAQALDLHFTGIENIPDSGGAVLCVNHTGYVDFLPLALGVQRAGRRTRFLIKSEVMDIGIMRFLVNHTKTVPVDRSRGAEAYRAALGRLRDGYIVAVYPEATISRSFELKEFKSGAARMAAETGVPIIPAIVWGAHRQWTKGGLRNIGRSRLPVHVRFGLPFTPAPGESPERETLRLRDTMNSMLIEVQDAYGPHPPGEFWVPSRLGGSAPTPQEAAVIEADEALRKAEARARRAAERSRSRESRR, encoded by the coding sequence ATGAGCGCAGCCAGGCACGGACACCGCGAGCCGGTGTATCGCACCTTGGAGCTCATCGCCAACGGGATCGTCCGGGCGCAGGCTCTCGACCTGCACTTCACCGGCATCGAGAACATCCCCGACTCCGGCGGCGCCGTGCTGTGCGTCAACCACACCGGCTACGTCGACTTCCTGCCGCTCGCGCTCGGGGTGCAGCGGGCCGGACGCCGGACCCGTTTCCTCATCAAGTCCGAGGTCATGGACATCGGGATCATGCGGTTCCTGGTCAACCACACCAAGACCGTCCCGGTGGACCGGTCGCGTGGCGCCGAGGCGTATCGAGCCGCGCTCGGTCGGCTGCGGGACGGCTACATCGTCGCGGTCTATCCGGAGGCGACGATCAGCCGCAGCTTCGAGCTCAAGGAGTTCAAGAGCGGTGCGGCCCGGATGGCCGCCGAGACCGGGGTGCCCATCATCCCGGCGATCGTGTGGGGTGCCCACCGCCAGTGGACGAAGGGCGGACTGCGGAACATCGGCCGGAGCCGGCTGCCGGTGCATGTCCGGTTCGGTCTGCCGTTCACCCCAGCTCCGGGTGAGTCCCCCGAGCGTGAGACCCTGAGGCTCCGCGACACCATGAACTCGATGCTCATCGAGGTCCAGGACGCCTACGGTCCGCACCCGCCGGGTGAGTTCTGGGTTCCGTCGCGACTGGGCGGTTCGGCACCGACACCTCAGGAAGCCGCGGTGATCGAAGCCGACGAGGCGCTCCGCAAAGCCGAGGCGCGGGCGAGACGAGCCGCCGAGAGATCACGGTCGAGAGAAAGCAGACGCTGA
- a CDS encoding lysophospholipid acyltransferase family protein — translation MEPVYDTVITAARLLWLAEGLKFKVSGVEHVPADGPGVVAINHTGYLDFTYAGIPAYLQGRRKVRFMAKKEVFDNKISGPIMRSLKHIPVDRAQGADSYRNAVEYLKRGELVGVYPEATISRSFELKAFKSGAARMAIESGAPIVPTVIWGAQRVWTKGHPKQLGRTGYKISIGVCEPLEATGSADALTAKLHEVMSAKLLELQDAYGEHPKGEFWVPARLGGSAPTLEEANRMDAQEQAERAAKREPRKDDPGVV, via the coding sequence ATGGAACCCGTGTACGACACCGTGATCACCGCCGCCCGCCTGTTGTGGCTGGCCGAAGGTCTGAAGTTCAAGGTGTCGGGTGTGGAACACGTACCGGCCGACGGCCCCGGCGTCGTCGCGATCAACCACACCGGCTACCTGGACTTCACCTACGCGGGTATCCCGGCCTACCTGCAGGGCCGTCGCAAGGTCCGCTTCATGGCGAAGAAGGAGGTCTTCGACAACAAGATCTCCGGGCCGATCATGCGTTCGCTCAAGCACATTCCCGTCGACCGCGCGCAGGGTGCGGACAGCTACCGCAACGCGGTCGAGTACCTCAAGCGCGGCGAGCTCGTCGGGGTCTACCCCGAGGCGACGATCAGCCGGAGCTTCGAGCTGAAGGCCTTCAAGTCCGGTGCCGCCCGCATGGCGATCGAATCCGGCGCGCCGATCGTCCCCACGGTGATCTGGGGTGCGCAGCGCGTGTGGACCAAGGGGCACCCCAAACAGCTGGGGCGCACCGGGTACAAGATCTCCATCGGCGTCTGCGAGCCCCTCGAGGCCACGGGCAGCGCCGACGCCCTCACGGCCAAGCTGCACGAGGTCATGAGTGCGAAACTCCTCGAACTGCAGGATGCCTACGGCGAGCACCCGAAGGGTGAGTTCTGGGTCCCCGCCCGGCTCGGCGGTTCGGCGCCGACACTCGAGGAGGCCAACCGGATGGACGCCCAGGAGCAGGCGGAACGTGCCGCCAAACGCGAGCCGCGGAAGGACGACCCCGGGGTCGTCTGA
- a CDS encoding DMT family transporter, translating into MLIGILAAVFAALAYGTASVLQARGAQSVEDTGAPGEAPSLRSTITAMLTVSFLAGTALDGIGFLGNMVAARMIPLFLAQPIVSANLVVTVVLATLFLHARLSVRDWTAIAVVVVSLVLLGFSAGDEGHEHEWWLHWAVLVVGAAILGLGAAILPRMQSRVAVLAGLSAGVLFGVLAVAVRILDGLDPFDLGELLTDPALYAIILCGPGGFYMFTVALQKGSVSAASAALVVGETVVPGVIGILVLGDTTRAGWGAVAVIAFVAAVAGAVVVAMSPVVEAVERAGENPVPDATPG; encoded by the coding sequence ATGCTGATCGGGATCCTCGCGGCGGTGTTCGCGGCGCTGGCGTACGGCACCGCGTCGGTGTTGCAGGCGCGTGGCGCGCAGAGTGTCGAGGACACCGGCGCGCCGGGTGAGGCGCCGTCGCTGCGGTCGACGATCACCGCGATGCTGACGGTGTCGTTCCTCGCGGGCACGGCGCTCGACGGCATCGGATTCCTCGGCAACATGGTCGCCGCCCGCATGATCCCGCTGTTCCTGGCACAACCGATCGTCAGTGCGAACCTCGTCGTGACCGTCGTGCTCGCCACGCTGTTCCTGCACGCGCGGTTGTCGGTCCGCGACTGGACGGCGATCGCGGTCGTCGTCGTATCGCTGGTCCTGCTGGGCTTCTCGGCCGGCGACGAGGGTCACGAGCACGAATGGTGGCTGCACTGGGCGGTGCTCGTCGTGGGAGCAGCGATCCTGGGACTCGGCGCCGCGATCCTGCCACGGATGCAGAGTCGTGTCGCGGTACTGGCGGGCCTCTCCGCCGGCGTGCTGTTCGGGGTCCTCGCGGTCGCGGTGCGCATCCTCGACGGCCTCGACCCGTTCGATCTCGGTGAACTGCTCACCGACCCGGCGCTCTACGCGATCATCCTGTGTGGCCCGGGTGGCTTCTACATGTTCACCGTCGCCCTGCAGAAGGGGTCGGTCAGCGCGGCGTCGGCCGCTCTGGTCGTCGGCGAGACGGTCGTCCCCGGTGTCATCGGCATCCTGGTGCTCGGCGACACCACGCGTGCCGGTTGGGGCGCCGTCGCCGTGATCGCCTTCGTCGCTGCCGTGGCCGGCGCGGTGGTGGTGGCGATGTCGCCGGTGGTCGAGGCGGTCGAGCGGGCCGGCGAGAACCCGGTGCCGGACGCCACCCCTGGCTGA
- a CDS encoding cation diffusion facilitator family transporter: MTPPDAQHESGGPGESFLTVVIAFVSNLLIAVAKTGAAMITGSASLVAEAAHSWADTGNEILLLIAERRAHRPRDARHPQGYGREAYIWSMFAAFGLFAVGAAVSVQHGITELLSPEPATDYGIAYAVLAIAAVLEGISFVRSYQQAKRGAVKRRIGLLRQVFRTSDPTLRAVFAEDAAALIGLAIAFVGVLLHQITGSATYDAIGSILVGVLLGVVAIVLINQNRRFLLGQAVDDAVQQRVLRDLLAHNNIERVTYLHVEYTGPVQLFLVAAVDFTGDDAESSVATALRQLENELERDPRITEAVLTLSAPGDADLVPDAP, encoded by the coding sequence GTGACTCCTCCCGACGCGCAGCACGAATCCGGCGGACCCGGCGAGAGTTTCCTGACGGTCGTCATCGCGTTCGTGTCGAACCTCTTGATCGCCGTCGCCAAGACCGGCGCCGCGATGATCACCGGCTCCGCGTCGCTCGTCGCCGAAGCGGCCCACTCGTGGGCCGACACCGGGAACGAGATCCTGCTGCTGATCGCGGAGCGACGTGCGCATCGGCCCCGGGATGCCCGTCATCCACAGGGCTACGGACGCGAGGCATACATCTGGTCGATGTTCGCGGCCTTCGGGTTGTTCGCGGTCGGAGCCGCGGTGTCGGTGCAGCACGGCATCACCGAACTGCTGTCACCGGAGCCGGCGACGGATTACGGCATCGCCTATGCGGTCCTGGCGATCGCCGCGGTACTCGAGGGCATTTCGTTCGTGCGGTCGTATCAACAGGCGAAGCGCGGCGCGGTCAAGCGTCGGATCGGTCTGCTGCGACAGGTCTTCCGCACCTCCGACCCGACTCTGCGTGCCGTCTTCGCCGAGGACGCGGCCGCGCTCATCGGTCTGGCCATCGCCTTCGTCGGAGTGCTCCTGCACCAGATCACCGGGTCGGCCACCTACGACGCGATCGGGTCGATCCTGGTGGGCGTGCTCCTCGGAGTCGTCGCCATCGTCCTGATCAACCAGAACAGGCGATTCCTGCTCGGGCAGGCGGTCGACGACGCCGTCCAGCAGCGCGTCCTCCGGGACCTGCTCGCGCACAACAACATCGAGCGCGTCACCTACCTGCACGTCGAGTACACCGGGCCCGTTCAGCTGTTCCTCGTCGCCGCCGTCGATTTCACGGGTGACGACGCCGAGTCCTCGGTGGCCACCGCTCTCCGGCAACTCGAGAACGAGCTGGAGCGCGACCCGCGAATCACGGAGGCGGTACTCACCCTCTCCGCCCCCGGCGACGCGGACCTTGTGCCCGACGCACCCTGA